Proteins encoded together in one Planctomyces sp. SH-PL14 window:
- a CDS encoding bifunctional folylpolyglutamate synthase/dihydrofolate synthase — protein MSSTGVPQDSSPEYRDAVAYLYGRINYERLSAQSFTHSDFKLQRMRRLLDLVGSPEATIPVIHVAGTKGKGSTSTMSAAMLQAAGYRVGLYTSPHLNRFEERFLVDGECATEAEVVELVDAVRRAELAMGDEGERLTFFELTTAMAWLHFQRRQVRIAVLEVGLGGRLDSTNLCHPLTTIISSISRDHMKLLGETLASIAREKAGIAKRGVQMLSGVTPRDAVEAIRESCSRAEAPLWEIGREIEVRNVRLSTTVETVLPHYEFDLSSPNGAIDNVAVPLAGRHQVENAALAVTAVTGLQPHGFSVDADAVHRGLRNARLPLRLEILRRAPLVIVDAAHNDASMEAVRDTIRGLPASRKTLVFASSKDKETARILEIAAPAFDRILVTQYLSNPRAVPPEELLVLARQFSSRETILAASPLEAWQRIQVDAQPQDLVCVTGSFFLAAEFRDLLVSPTDPTGTPCER, from the coding sequence ATGTCCTCCACCGGCGTTCCCCAGGATTCCAGTCCCGAGTATCGCGACGCCGTGGCGTATCTCTACGGGCGGATCAACTACGAACGCCTTTCGGCGCAGTCGTTTACGCATTCCGACTTCAAGCTCCAGCGGATGCGGCGGCTCCTCGACCTCGTCGGTTCGCCGGAAGCGACCATCCCGGTGATCCACGTCGCGGGGACCAAGGGGAAGGGATCGACCTCGACGATGTCGGCCGCGATGCTCCAGGCGGCCGGCTACCGCGTCGGGCTCTACACCTCGCCGCACCTGAACCGGTTCGAAGAGCGGTTCCTCGTGGACGGCGAATGCGCGACGGAAGCGGAAGTCGTCGAGCTCGTCGACGCAGTCCGGCGGGCCGAACTGGCGATGGGAGATGAAGGCGAACGCCTGACATTCTTCGAGCTGACGACCGCCATGGCGTGGCTCCACTTCCAGCGGCGGCAGGTCCGGATCGCGGTCCTGGAGGTCGGGCTCGGTGGGCGGCTCGACTCGACGAATCTCTGCCATCCGCTGACGACGATCATTTCGAGCATCAGCCGGGACCACATGAAGTTGTTGGGGGAGACCCTCGCCAGCATCGCCCGGGAGAAGGCAGGGATCGCCAAGCGCGGCGTCCAGATGCTCAGCGGCGTCACACCGCGCGACGCGGTCGAGGCGATCCGCGAGTCATGCTCCCGGGCCGAGGCTCCGCTGTGGGAGATCGGCCGCGAGATCGAGGTCCGCAACGTCCGGCTTTCTACGACGGTCGAGACAGTCCTGCCGCACTACGAATTCGACCTCTCTAGTCCGAACGGCGCCATCGACAACGTGGCGGTCCCGCTGGCCGGGCGGCATCAGGTGGAAAACGCGGCTCTCGCGGTCACGGCCGTGACGGGGCTCCAGCCGCACGGGTTTTCCGTCGACGCGGACGCGGTCCACCGCGGACTCCGCAACGCCCGGCTGCCGCTGCGGCTTGAAATTCTCCGCCGTGCGCCGCTCGTGATCGTCGATGCCGCCCACAACGACGCCTCGATGGAGGCGGTCCGCGACACGATCCGCGGGCTTCCGGCCTCGCGGAAGACGCTCGTCTTCGCTTCGTCGAAGGACAAGGAGACGGCCCGGATCCTGGAAATCGCGGCCCCCGCCTTCGACCGGATCCTCGTCACGCAGTATCTCAGCAACCCCAGAGCCGTCCCGCCGGAGGAGCTCCTGGTCCTAGCCCGGCAATTCTCCAGCCGCGAAACGATTCTGGCGGCGAGCCCGCTGGAGGCGTGGCAGCGGATCCAGGTGGATGCCCAGCCGCAGGATCTGGTCTGCGTCACCGGCTCCTTTTTCCTGGCCGCGGAGTTCCGCGACCTCCTCGTTTCGCCGACCGATCCGACGGGAACCCCATGCGAACGCTGA
- a CDS encoding dihydroorotase: MRTLIRNATCVLPHKTRQADLLIEGTRILAIDPPRTAAADETVDATGLHLIPGAIDDQVHFRDPGLTHKEDLHTGSVACAKGGITTFLEMPNTKPTTTSVERLHEKLEIAAGKCVVNYGFYIGATPSNVDELKAARRTPGIKIFIGSSTGDLLVDAQEALERIFAETTLPICAHCEDEATVRANAAKFAGIEDVAIHSQIRDHEAAVIATRRSMDLANRHKHRFHVLHVSTAQEAELLRNRGEYVTAEACPHHLFFNVDDYPRLGSLIQMNPSIKTAADNAALWEALRDGRIEVIATDHAPHTLDEKRQPYPKSPSGLPAVENSLPLMLNSVNAGRCTLEEVVRWMCANPARIWNMARKGAIVEGNDADLVLVDLQRQQTIRNEDQLTKSGWSPWHGETLTGWPVRTWVMGQTVFAEGRVDRTVRGSEVEYVRG; the protein is encoded by the coding sequence ATGCGAACGCTGATCCGAAACGCGACCTGCGTCCTTCCACACAAGACGCGGCAGGCCGATCTCCTGATCGAGGGGACCCGCATCCTGGCGATCGATCCGCCGCGGACCGCCGCCGCGGATGAGACCGTCGATGCGACGGGGCTGCACCTGATCCCCGGGGCAATCGACGATCAGGTCCACTTCCGCGACCCCGGCCTGACGCACAAGGAGGACCTCCACACGGGGAGCGTCGCCTGCGCCAAAGGCGGGATCACGACGTTCCTCGAAATGCCGAACACCAAGCCGACCACCACGAGCGTGGAGCGGCTCCACGAGAAGCTGGAGATCGCCGCCGGGAAGTGTGTCGTCAACTACGGCTTTTACATCGGCGCGACTCCGAGCAACGTCGACGAACTGAAGGCGGCCCGCCGGACACCGGGGATCAAGATCTTCATCGGGTCGAGCACCGGCGACCTGCTGGTGGACGCCCAGGAGGCCCTGGAGCGGATCTTTGCCGAGACGACGCTCCCGATCTGTGCCCACTGCGAGGATGAAGCGACGGTGCGGGCCAACGCCGCGAAGTTCGCCGGGATCGAAGACGTGGCAATTCACTCGCAGATCCGGGACCACGAGGCGGCGGTCATCGCCACGCGGCGGTCGATGGACCTCGCCAACCGCCACAAGCACCGCTTCCACGTCCTGCACGTCTCGACCGCCCAGGAGGCCGAGCTGCTGCGGAACCGTGGCGAATACGTGACGGCGGAGGCGTGTCCGCACCACCTGTTCTTCAACGTCGACGACTACCCGCGGCTCGGCTCGCTGATCCAGATGAACCCGTCGATCAAGACCGCGGCGGACAATGCGGCCCTCTGGGAGGCCCTCCGCGACGGCCGGATCGAAGTCATTGCCACCGACCACGCGCCGCACACGCTGGACGAGAAGCGGCAGCCGTACCCCAAGTCCCCCTCGGGCCTCCCGGCGGTCGAGAATTCGCTCCCGCTCATGCTGAATTCGGTGAATGCCGGCCGGTGCACGCTGGAAGAGGTCGTGCGGTGGATGTGCGCCAACCCGGCCCGGATCTGGAACATGGCCCGCAAGGGAGCCATCGTCGAAGGGAACGACGCCGACCTCGTCCTCGTCGATCTCCAGCGGCAGCAGACGATCCGGAACGAAGACCAGCTCACGAAGTCCGGCTGGAGCCCCTGGCACGGCGAAACGCTGACCGGCTGGCCCGTCCGGACCTGGGTCATGGGACAGACCGTCTTCGCCGAGGGGCGGGTTGACCGGACGGTTCGCGGCAGCGAGGTGGAGTACGTTCGGGGTTAA